The sequence below is a genomic window from Candidatus Hydrogenedentota bacterium.
TTCGATATCGGAACGGCGGGCAGCACAACGCTGGTGCTCCAAACGCTGTTGATGCCGCTGTTGCTGGCGGACGAAGGGTCGCTCCTGACTATCGAGGGCGGAACCCACAATCCCATGGCGCCTCCGTTTGAGTTTATCAGGGATACGTTTCTGCCCCAGTTGCGCGCCATGGGCGCGCGGGTCGAGGTTACGTGTGAACGACCCGGCTTTTACCCTGCGGGCGGTGGGCGTTTGTCGGTTGAGATAACCCCTGCGCGTGCGCTGAAAGCCTATGAAATGCTGGACCGTGGTGCCTTGATTCGCGTCACGGCGGCGAGTCTGCTCTCCTTGCTGCCCGATGTGATTGCAGAACGTGAACTGGCCGTGGTGCGCCGAAAGCTGAAGCTGCCCGAGGACGGGCAAATCACTCGGATCGATACCGCAAAGGGTCCGGGCAATGCCGTGCTGATCACAATCGAACATGAGCACATCGTCGAAGTGGTCACGGCCGTCGGCGAGAAGTCGGTGTCGGCGGAGCGCGTCGCGACGGGTGCGGCGCGGGAAGCACAAGGCTATCTCCAGCATGGCGCGCCCGTGGGCGAGCACCTGGCGGATCAGTTGCTGTTGCCCATGGCCGTGGGCGGCGGCGGGCGCTTTCGCACCGGGCCGCTGACGGAACATACGCGGACCAACATGCGGACGATTGAGGCTTTTGTGGATGCGAAGTTTGAGACGACACAGGTGGATGCGCACGTGTGGGAGATAGCGGTGACGCGGATGCAGGCCGGGAAATGAGCAACTTGATGAGCATACTATTGCGGATGACGATGAGTGCTGTGACTACTGGCGGAACTCATAAGAGGAAGAAATCATGAAATCACGTGAAATTCTGGAACTCGGGGTACCGAGAGCCCTGTTGAAAGAGGCGCAGCTTGCGGTGCGTGCCGCGATTGCCGGCGGCATCAAGAAGCGAGCATTGCCAGAGTTTATCAAAGCGATCCTGGAAAGCCCGGAAAGCCACCGCAACGATCCGCAGGGCGGCGCGCTGGCCTGTGGCCTGATCCAGTACCGGGAGTCGAACCGCTTCGAAGCGCGGGATGAGCCCGCGCCGTGGCGTCAATGGGGCGATGATCTGGAACCGCAGTCGGTGCAGCAGTTGCGGAATGCCTGCGCGCTGCCCGTGGCGGTGCGCGGCGCGCTCATGCCGGATGCCCATCTGGGTTACGGGCTGCCCATCGGCGGCGTGCTGGGTACACGGAACGCCGTCATTCCCTATGCCGTGGGCGTGGATATTGCCTGCCGCGTGAAGCTGAGCGTGCTGGACATGCCCGTGGACAGCCTGGATACAAAGCAGGAACAATTGAAAAACGTCCTCCTCCGCGAGACGCAATTCGGGATCGGCGCCAAGTTCGATAAACGCCGGGAACACGATGTGATGGACCGCGACTGGTCCGTAACCGTTATAACAGAACGCAACAAGGACAAGGCCTGGTCCCAGTTGGGTACCAGCGGTGGAGGCAACCATTTCGTCGAGTACGGCATCTTTAGTATCGGTGACGACACGCTCGGGATCCCGGCGGGCAAATATCTCGCCATCCTGAGCCACAGTGGAAGCCGGGGTACGGGCGCATCCGTCTGCGACGAATACAGCAAGCGGGCCAAAGCACGGCGTCCTGAATTACCGGGCGAACTGAAGAACCTCGCGTGGCTGGACCTGGACACGGACGACGGCCAGGAGTACTGGGCGGCGATGAATCTGATGGGCGAATACGCCGCCGCAAACCACGCGTGCATCCACCGGCACCTGGTGTCGGCGCTGGGCGCACAAGTGTTGCTGGATGTGGAGAATCACCATAACTTTGCCTGGAAAGAAGTACACGATGGCGAGGAGCTTATTGTTCACCGCAAGGGTGCGACGCCCGCGGGTAAGGGCGTGCTGGGCATCATCCCGGGCTCCATGGCTACGCCCGCCTACGTGGTGCGCGGTCTTGGTCATCCGGAGTCGCTTAACAGTGCGGCCCATGGTGCGGGTCGCGTAATGAGTCGGACCCAGGCAGCCAAGACGCTGAAATGGAAAGACGCCCACGCCTTTCTCGCCGAGCGGGGCGTGACCCTGCTCTCGGCGGGAATTGATGAGGTCCCCGCAGTGTATAAGGACATCCAAAGCGTAATGCGCGCCCAGGCGGATCTGGTGGAGCCGGTGGCGCAGTTTCAGCCCAAACTGGTGCGCATGGCCAAGGATGGTCCTGCGGAAGACTGAAGGTACTTGCCGAGGGACAATACGAAAAGGGCCTGCGCGACATCGTTCGTCGCGCAGGCCCGCTGCTTATCTACACGGCAGGACTACTCCCTGCGGAGGGCGCTCCACCCGGAGAGGGTCAGTGCCGCAATTCCCAGCAGGAACAAGTCTCCAATGCGTGACTGGACCTTGCCTATCGTACCGGTGACCGTGAAGTTGCACCCTTCACCTTCACCTTCACCTTCACCTTCACCTTCGCCTTCGCCTTCGCCTTCGCCTTCACCTTCACCTTCACCTTCACCTTCACCTTCACCTTCACCTTCACCTTCACCTTCGCCTTCGCCTTCGCCTTCGCCTTCGCCTTCGCCTTCACCTTCACCGCCATCGACCTGCTCCTCGAGCTCCCCGTCCGACAGGAACCCATCGTTGTCCGTATCCAGCTCGTTGAAGGCGACGCCGGACAAACTGGGAAACGCGGTCAGAGCCTCAGTGAATGAAAGTACGCCATTTTCATCGACATCAAGCAGATCAAAGAGATCCAGCAACACTTCCAGGACCTCCTCGATTTCAACTTCGCCCTCCCCTTCACCGCCATCGCCGCCCACGTCGATGTAACGCGACTTTATCTCAACATCGTC
It includes:
- a CDS encoding RtcB family protein, which codes for MKSREILELGVPRALLKEAQLAVRAAIAGGIKKRALPEFIKAILESPESHRNDPQGGALACGLIQYRESNRFEARDEPAPWRQWGDDLEPQSVQQLRNACALPVAVRGALMPDAHLGYGLPIGGVLGTRNAVIPYAVGVDIACRVKLSVLDMPVDSLDTKQEQLKNVLLRETQFGIGAKFDKRREHDVMDRDWSVTVITERNKDKAWSQLGTSGGGNHFVEYGIFSIGDDTLGIPAGKYLAILSHSGSRGTGASVCDEYSKRAKARRPELPGELKNLAWLDLDTDDGQEYWAAMNLMGEYAAANHACIHRHLVSALGAQVLLDVENHHNFAWKEVHDGEELIVHRKGATPAGKGVLGIIPGSMATPAYVVRGLGHPESLNSAAHGAGRVMSRTQAAKTLKWKDAHAFLAERGVTLLSAGIDEVPAVYKDIQSVMRAQADLVEPVAQFQPKLVRMAKDGPAED
- a CDS encoding PKD domain-containing protein, translated to EGEGEGEGEIPFIAEFIADVTEGDAPLTVQFTDLSQGGAEGVLGWFWSFGDGTFSSDQNPIHTYEFPGRYTVALSILGVGDLDDVEIKSRYIDVGGDGGEGEGEVEIEEVLEVLLDLFDLLDVDENGVLSFTEALTAFPSLSGVAFNELDTDNDGFLSDGELEEQVDGGEGEGEGEGEGEGEGEGEGEGEGEGEGEGEGEGEGEGEGEGEGEGEGEGEGEGCNFTVTGTIGKVQSRIGDLFLLGIAALTLSGWSALRRE
- a CDS encoding RNA 3'-terminal phosphate cyclase codes for the protein MVHIDGSQGEGGGQVLRTSLALSVLTGKPFVMERIRAGRKKPGLARQHMMCVEAAAAISGAEVEGNGLGSQSLRFQPGTVQPGDFHFDIGTAGSTTLVLQTLLMPLLLADEGSLLTIEGGTHNPMAPPFEFIRDTFLPQLRAMGARVEVTCERPGFYPAGGGRLSVEITPARALKAYEMLDRGALIRVTAASLLSLLPDVIAERELAVVRRKLKLPEDGQITRIDTAKGPGNAVLITIEHEHIVEVVTAVGEKSVSAERVATGAAREAQGYLQHGAPVGEHLADQLLLPMAVGGGGRFRTGPLTEHTRTNMRTIEAFVDAKFETTQVDAHVWEIAVTRMQAGK